A portion of the Clostridium gelidum genome contains these proteins:
- a CDS encoding transposase, translating to MKSMTIETIRIKIIKIAAKITQGGRYLKFNLCSSCPYKYEFWMILNKIQ from the coding sequence ATGAAATCTATGACAATTGAAACTATTCGTATAAAGATAATTAAGATTGCAGCTAAAATAACACAAGGTGGACGTTACTTAAAGTTTAATTTATGTAGCAGTTGCCCATATAAATATGAATTTTGGATGATACTAAATAAAATTCAATGA
- a CDS encoding glycosyltransferase produces MEEYPLVSTIILTYKNFKYIYEAIDSVLKQDYKNIELIINDDGSDNFNKDKLFEYIYINKNDNIKNVIINQNDQNIGTVRNYNTAIKLSSGEYFIGVASDDVFYDNSTITKIIEYFKKTNALIITTKRYLYDEKMKKLLQVLPKKKEIKMIKSLNCNDLFKELSKKNFISGASTPFSKKMIQKYGYFDEEYTLLEDYPTYLKLLKNNCKIHFFEIPIIRYRTEGISNNNIINPTLKQDLYKVIKKEILPNRNIIGNFVYRIKKFEYNREIQLRQYDFYEKSLFYFKNLDIIAYKVIQKFNNYLNTKNF; encoded by the coding sequence ATGGAAGAATACCCATTAGTAAGTACAATAATTTTAACTTATAAAAATTTTAAATATATTTATGAAGCAATAGATTCTGTTTTAAAGCAGGATTATAAAAATATTGAATTAATTATCAATGATGATGGATCAGACAATTTTAATAAGGATAAATTATTTGAATATATATATATAAATAAAAACGATAATATAAAAAATGTGATAATAAATCAGAATGACCAAAATATAGGTACAGTAAGAAATTATAATACAGCAATCAAATTAAGTAGTGGGGAATATTTTATAGGTGTAGCATCGGATGATGTTTTTTATGACAATAGCACAATAACTAAAATTATTGAATATTTTAAAAAAACAAATGCTTTAATTATAACAACCAAAAGATATTTATATGATGAAAAAATGAAAAAATTACTACAAGTCTTACCTAAAAAGAAAGAAATAAAAATGATAAAAAGCTTAAATTGTAATGATCTTTTTAAAGAATTAAGTAAGAAAAATTTTATATCTGGAGCAAGTACACCTTTTTCAAAAAAAATGATTCAAAAATATGGGTATTTTGATGAGGAATATACATTGTTAGAAGATTATCCAACTTATCTTAAGTTACTTAAAAATAATTGCAAAATACACTTTTTTGAAATACCTATTATAAGGTATAGGACAGAGGGGATTAGTAATAATAATATAATAAACCCTACACTTAAACAAGATTTGTATAAAGTAATTAAAAAAGAAATATTACCTAATAGAAATATAATTGGAAATTTTGTATATCGAATAAAAAAATTTGAATATAATAGAGAAATTCAATTAAGACAATATGATTTTTATGAAAAATCATTATTTTATTTCAAAAATCTAGATATAATAGCGTATAAGGTAATTCAAAAGTTTAATAATTATTTAAATACTAAAAACTTTTAA
- a CDS encoding acyltransferase, with protein sequence MKSRKKLLEFIDEYIYSFLKDSINIMPLRFVKLIAMYYSDARIRKMYFRKLGVYMGDNTYANLGMKIIMEGEKENDMVYIGNNVSIGPNLLLIASSSPNNSKELKEISYVREKLLKNQKITIDDEVWIGANVTILPGVHVGKCSIIGAGSVVISNIEPYSIYAGVPAKKIREIGTMSRKSTN encoded by the coding sequence ATGAAAAGTAGAAAAAAGCTATTAGAGTTTATAGATGAATATATATATTCTTTTTTGAAAGACAGTATAAATATAATGCCATTAAGATTTGTTAAATTAATAGCTATGTATTATAGTGATGCAAGAATAAGAAAAATGTATTTTAGAAAACTAGGAGTTTACATGGGGGACAATACATATGCAAATTTAGGCATGAAAATTATTATGGAAGGAGAAAAAGAAAATGATATGGTGTATATCGGAAATAATGTTTCTATAGGACCTAATTTATTGTTAATAGCAAGTTCATCTCCAAATAATTCAAAAGAATTAAAAGAAATTAGTTATGTTAGAGAAAAATTACTAAAGAATCAAAAAATAACTATAGATGATGAGGTTTGGATTGGCGCTAATGTAACCATACTTCCAGGAGTTCATGTAGGGAAATGCTCTATAATAGGAGCTGGTAGTGTTGTTATAAGTAATATAGAACCTTATTCAATTTATGCAGGTGTTCCAGCAAAAAAAATCAGAGAGATTGGTACTATGTCAAGAAAAAGTACAAATTAA
- a CDS encoding transposase — MKRKEPVKLQIQEIYDTSHQNYGAPKITKELQKNGEKFF; from the coding sequence ATTAAACGTAAAGAACCTGTTAAATTGCAGATACAGGAAATTTATGATACATCACATCAAAATTATGGTGCTCCTAAAATTACCAAAGAACTACAGAAAAATGGCGAAAAATTTTTCTAG
- a CDS encoding DegT/DnrJ/EryC1/StrS family aminotransferase translates to MVKNNYVICPDEYLLPMYRISTFSTKDIIFNIHLNKSKIIDEYFKSRFINMKYCYTENGRKAINLALSKLNLNCKDNIAIITTSNNFYVSGCVTKEIEKICKWKRQIEPNTKAIFVIHEFGFPYEKLTKLKEYNIPIIEDCAYAFNSNNSEESVGMVGDFVIYSFPKFFPIQIGGLLVHKNNYNIESKIDEIEKEYIQKVLSYYVEDIDNWSLQRVKNYQYLEKKFSQINLEYRFKLKKNYIPGVFMFKVDNKIEPNNLKKFIWNHGIQCSVFYKENTMFIPIHNRLNTDELDYFYEVIKYYIYNL, encoded by the coding sequence ATGGTAAAGAATAATTATGTAATTTGTCCAGATGAGTATTTATTACCAATGTATAGAATAAGCACATTTTCTACTAAAGATATAATATTTAATATACATTTAAATAAATCTAAAATTATAGATGAATATTTCAAATCTAGGTTTATTAATATGAAATATTGTTATACAGAAAATGGAAGAAAAGCGATAAATTTAGCTTTGTCTAAATTAAATTTAAATTGCAAAGATAATATAGCAATAATAACAACTTCAAATAATTTTTATGTAAGTGGTTGCGTAACTAAAGAAATAGAAAAGATTTGCAAATGGAAAAGACAAATAGAACCAAATACAAAAGCAATATTTGTTATTCATGAATTTGGATTTCCTTATGAAAAGCTAACAAAATTAAAAGAATATAATATTCCAATTATTGAGGATTGTGCGTATGCATTTAATTCTAATAACAGTGAAGAAAGTGTTGGAATGGTGGGGGATTTTGTTATATATAGTTTTCCTAAATTTTTTCCAATACAAATAGGTGGTTTATTAGTTCATAAAAATAATTATAATATAGAATCGAAAATTGATGAAATAGAAAAAGAATATATTCAAAAGGTTTTATCTTATTATGTTGAAGATATTGATAATTGGTCTCTTCAAAGAGTAAAAAATTATCAATATTTAGAGAAGAAATTTAGTCAAATAAATTTAGAATATAGATTTAAATTGAAGAAAAATTATATACCTGGAGTTTTTATGTTTAAGGTAGATAATAAAATCGAACCCAATAATTTAAAAAAGTTTATATGGAATCATGGAATACAATGTAGTGTTTTTTATAAAGAAAATACTATGTTTATACCTATTCATAATAGGCTTAATACTGATGAGTTAGACTATTTTTATGAAGTTATAAAATATTATAT
- a CDS encoding integrase core domain-containing protein, translated as MKLSYSPKAYQWDNSFIESFHAIIKREWLNRFKIKNYAHAYMLVFEYIEDFYNTVRIHSHCNYISPDQFEKLYARIEKGSNKLAC; from the coding sequence GTGAAATTAAGCTATTCCCCAAAAGCTTATCAATGGGATAATTCCTTTATAGAATCATTTCATGCTATTATCAAGCGTGAATGGCTTAACAGATTCAAAATAAAAAATTATGCACATGCTTATATGCTTGTATTTGAATATATTGAAGACTTTTATAATACAGTTCGTATTCATAGCCACTGCAACTATATATCTCCGGATCAATTTGAAAAATTATACGCCAGAATTGAAAAAGGTTCCAATAAATTAGCATGCTAA
- a CDS encoding transposase yields the protein MTKQHSKQSKEDAVHYYESHKELGAKGCANNLDIGQSTLTKRLKEFRDNEEIVVRGSGNYSSDEQKEITSLKSELKDTQDALDVLKKL from the coding sequence ATGACAAAACAACATAGTAAACAATCTAAAGAAGATGCAGTACATTATTATGAAAGCCATAAAGAACTTGGTGCCAAAGGTTGTGCAAATAATCTTGATATTGGACAAAGCACTTTAACTAAACGGCTTAAAGAATTTCGTGACAATGAAGAAATAGTAGTACGGGGGTCTGGGAATTATTCCAGTGATGAACAAAAGGAAATTACAAGTCTCAAGAGTGAACTAAAAGATACACAAGATGCACTTGATGTGCTAAAAAAGCTATAG